The genomic segment GGGCCGGCGAGCGGACACCACGCCAGGTGGCCGTCGTCTTCGGCTCTGCCGGGGGCCCGGACCCCGCCACGCGGACCGTCCACGACCGCGCGAGCCTGGTGCCGCGCCCGCGGGAGCCGGACCGGGCGCCCCGGAACGGGATCGGTCCGGCCCAGATCACCACCGCCGATCTGGACGGCGACGGCTACCCCGACTTCGTCACCCAGTACAGCGAACCCCTGACGCGGGAGGAGTCGCAGCGGGACACCAGCGGTCATGCCCAGCGCTCCGCTCTCGCGGTGAGCTGGGGCGGACCGGCCGGCCCGGCCGGACCGCGCGACGGCACCCCGCCGACCACCGTCCGCCCGGCGGGGAACACGGCCGCCGGCGGCCTCGACGCGGCGGTGCGCGGTGACTTCGACGGCGACGGCCACCACGACCTCGCGGCGCTGCGGCAGGACGGCACGGCGGTGCTCATCCTCCACGGCCCGTTCTCCCGCTCCGGCGTCCCCGCGCGCACCGACACCCGTCCGGGCACGCGGGACGCGCGCCGGCTGATCGCGGACGACATCGACCCCACGGGCGAGCCCCGCGCCACCGGCCTGCTGGTGCACCGGGGCGGGGACGGCGAACAGGTCGGCGGCCTCTTCTACACGGCCCGCCGGGGCAGCGGCCTGGCCGCCTCCGGCGAGGAAGTGCGCAAGGGCAACGCCGTGGCCTTCGGCGATTTCGACGGGGACGGCCGCCGCGATCTGGCCGTCGGTGACGACGGCAGCCGCAACGACGAGCCCGGCTACCGCACCGAGGC from the Streptomyces xinghaiensis S187 genome contains:
- a CDS encoding VCBS repeat-containing protein; the encoded protein is MRRRNTPARALVACAVLALLTACGGGTAERARPSGSSSGGTEENGDPVATPTASRPPAEGKGSEDPDDINGDGHRDLLIPVGGGSGAGERTPRQVAVVFGSAGGPDPATRTVHDRASLVPRPREPDRAPRNGIGPAQITTADLDGDGYPDFVTQYSEPLTREESQRDTSGHAQRSALAVSWGGPAGPAGPRDGTPPTTVRPAGNTAAGGLDAAVRGDFDGDGHHDLAALRQDGTAVLILHGPFSRSGVPARTDTRPGTRDARRLIADDIDPTGEPRATGLLVHRGGDGEQVGGLFYTARRGSGLAASGEEVRKGNAVAFGDFDGDGRRDLAVGDDGSRNDEPGYRTEAPEVHASLAVHPGTGGPPRTVQLPETRKPYGPGGYSAADPDGDGRDALLVATDDGALLIDLLDGDGDRRTEVLRLGPARVPGEPDGKSGKSGKPGKSRTVPAEDREARPYGAADFDGDGRDELVLNWAAHSLFGFYGEDPTHWWITRGTGPGNMTAFTTTPFLDGDTAGAGDGG